The Thiorhodovibrio litoralis genome includes a window with the following:
- a CDS encoding magnesium chelatase subunit H has product MATKTSASGSKAAGRSASAKTPINVVIVTLDSHLAGAAERAQALLKDEIPGLRLTLHAAAEWDDDPAALERCHQDIAKGDIVLSTMLFMDDHIKAVLPALEARRDQCDAMVGCMSSGEVTKLTRMGKFDMSAKQGGAMALLKRLRGSQRKVEQDDDQSSSKASSNSSDGARQMAMLRRIPKILRFVPGTAQDVRIYFLTLQYWLAGSDENVANMVRQLVDRYAAGPREALRGALKVSAPAEYPEVGLYHPRMRGRISDKLSKLPAKLPKSAEIKGQVGLLVMRSYVLAGNTGHYDGVIKALEARGLRVMPAFASGLDARAAIEKFFFARSGKGVKPTVDAVVSLTGFSLVGGPAYNDSAAAQELLAKLDVPYLAAHPVEFQTLEQWQASDRGLMPVEATMMVAIPELDGSTGPMVFGGRSAEAAQDRARDMQPQPERAETLAARVARLIKLRHTRPKDRKIAAVLFNFPPNAGNTGTAAYLSVFESLFRTMQALKADGYTVELPKDADDLRERVIYGNAAVHGAHANVAARIASDDHVRRERYLAEIESQWGPAPGKQQSDGASIFVLGEHFGNVFVGIQPSFGYEGDPMRLLFDKGFAPTHAFSAFYRYLKEDFAAHAVLHFGTHGALEFMPGKQAGLSAACWPDRLIGDLPNLYLYASNNPSEGTIAKRRAAATLVSYLTPPIANAGLYRGLVDLKGSIEHWRGLTPDAPEDERCDLAQLIQAQAAELDLCEAEPQWDMAAAEGHVQRLNDEILELEYTLIPYGLHVVGEPPNGQERLDLLMAVAESSVNGEVERDVVEALTEGATPAQALKKAGIEATEEQVARYRELANYNKLLSEDHETPAILRALSGRFVLPAPGGDLLRTPEILPTGRNLHGFDPFRIPSSFAFKEGSRHAQQLLDRYTQDGHPLPESIALVLWGTDNLKTEGGPIAQALHLIGAKPRLDSYGRVCGAELAPLEELGRPRIDVVMTLSGIFRDLLPLQTKLLAEASFLAATAEDEPVEQNFVRKHALAYQQEHDCDIETAALRVFSNADGAYGSNVNHLIDNSRWDEEDELAETYTQRKCFAYGRSGTPVRQAELLKNVLGKVDLAYQNLDSVELGVTTVDHYFDTLGGISRAVGRSKGSEVPVYIGDQTRGDGQVRTLAEQVALETRTRMLNPKWYEGMLKHGYEGVRQIEVHVTNTMGWSATTGQVAPWVYQRMTETFVLDDEMRERLAALNPTASAKVANRLLEAHERNYWTPDPATLEALRRAGEELEDRLEGITEGVAAA; this is encoded by the coding sequence ATGGCAACTAAGACTTCGGCTTCGGGTTCAAAGGCAGCGGGTCGGTCGGCATCGGCTAAGACCCCTATCAATGTCGTCATCGTCACGCTAGATAGCCATCTCGCCGGTGCGGCCGAGCGGGCGCAGGCTTTGTTAAAGGACGAGATTCCTGGTTTGCGGCTGACGCTGCATGCCGCTGCCGAGTGGGACGATGATCCAGCGGCGCTCGAGCGCTGCCATCAAGACATCGCCAAAGGCGATATCGTCCTGTCGACCATGCTGTTCATGGACGATCACATCAAGGCGGTGCTGCCCGCGCTCGAGGCGCGCAGGGACCAGTGCGATGCCATGGTCGGTTGCATGTCCTCCGGCGAGGTGACCAAACTCACCCGCATGGGCAAGTTCGACATGAGCGCCAAGCAGGGCGGGGCCATGGCCTTGCTCAAGCGCTTGCGGGGCAGCCAGCGCAAGGTTGAGCAGGACGACGACCAATCCTCCAGCAAGGCGAGCAGCAATTCGAGCGATGGCGCCCGGCAGATGGCCATGCTGCGGCGTATCCCGAAAATTCTGCGCTTCGTTCCTGGCACCGCACAGGATGTGCGGATTTACTTCCTTACCCTCCAATACTGGCTGGCCGGTTCGGACGAGAATGTCGCCAACATGGTGCGCCAGCTCGTCGACCGCTATGCAGCCGGCCCGCGCGAAGCATTGCGCGGCGCGCTCAAGGTATCGGCGCCCGCCGAGTATCCGGAGGTTGGCCTCTACCATCCGCGCATGCGCGGGCGCATCAGTGACAAGCTCTCCAAACTACCGGCCAAGTTACCCAAGAGTGCTGAGATCAAAGGCCAGGTCGGTCTGCTAGTGATGCGCTCTTATGTGCTGGCGGGCAACACCGGCCACTACGACGGCGTCATCAAGGCGCTCGAGGCACGCGGTCTGCGGGTGATGCCGGCCTTCGCTAGCGGCCTGGATGCGCGCGCGGCGATTGAGAAATTCTTTTTCGCCCGCTCGGGCAAAGGGGTCAAGCCAACCGTCGATGCCGTGGTCTCGCTGACCGGTTTCTCGCTTGTCGGTGGCCCGGCCTATAACGACTCCGCCGCTGCCCAGGAGCTGCTGGCCAAGCTGGATGTGCCTTACCTGGCCGCGCATCCGGTTGAGTTCCAGACGCTCGAGCAATGGCAAGCCTCCGATCGCGGTCTGATGCCGGTGGAGGCCACCATGATGGTTGCCATCCCCGAGCTCGACGGCTCGACCGGCCCCATGGTTTTCGGTGGCCGCTCGGCCGAGGCGGCGCAGGATCGCGCACGCGACATGCAGCCGCAGCCAGAGCGCGCCGAGACGCTGGCTGCCCGCGTGGCGCGCCTGATCAAACTCCGCCACACGCGGCCAAAGGATCGCAAGATTGCTGCGGTGCTGTTTAACTTTCCCCCCAATGCCGGTAATACTGGCACGGCTGCCTACCTGTCGGTGTTTGAGTCCTTATTCCGCACCATGCAGGCGCTCAAGGCCGACGGCTACACCGTCGAACTGCCCAAGGATGCCGATGATCTGCGCGAGCGGGTAATTTACGGCAATGCCGCCGTGCATGGCGCCCATGCCAATGTGGCGGCCCGCATCGCGAGCGACGACCATGTCCGCCGCGAGCGCTATCTCGCTGAGATCGAAAGCCAATGGGGTCCGGCGCCCGGTAAGCAGCAGAGCGACGGCGCTTCGATTTTTGTGCTGGGCGAGCATTTCGGCAATGTCTTCGTCGGCATTCAGCCGAGCTTTGGCTATGAAGGCGACCCGATGCGGCTGTTATTCGACAAGGGTTTCGCGCCCACGCATGCCTTCTCGGCTTTCTACCGCTACCTGAAGGAAGATTTCGCTGCCCATGCGGTGCTGCATTTCGGCACCCATGGCGCGCTTGAGTTCATGCCCGGCAAACAGGCGGGCCTGAGCGCGGCCTGCTGGCCGGATCGGCTCATCGGCGATCTGCCCAATTTGTATCTGTATGCCTCCAACAATCCGTCGGAAGGCACCATCGCCAAACGTCGGGCCGCCGCGACCCTGGTCAGTTACCTGACGCCACCCATCGCCAATGCCGGTCTCTATCGTGGCCTGGTGGACTTGAAAGGCTCTATTGAGCACTGGCGTGGTTTGACGCCCGATGCACCCGAAGACGAGCGTTGCGATCTCGCCCAGCTCATCCAGGCCCAGGCTGCCGAGCTTGATCTGTGCGAAGCCGAACCGCAATGGGACATGGCTGCGGCCGAGGGTCATGTGCAGCGTCTGAACGATGAGATTCTCGAACTGGAATACACCCTTATTCCTTATGGCTTACATGTGGTTGGCGAGCCGCCCAATGGCCAGGAACGTCTCGACCTGCTGATGGCAGTGGCCGAGTCGAGCGTTAATGGCGAGGTCGAGCGCGATGTGGTCGAGGCGCTGACCGAAGGCGCCACCCCCGCGCAGGCGCTCAAAAAAGCCGGCATTGAGGCAACCGAGGAGCAAGTCGCCCGTTACCGCGAGCTTGCCAACTACAACAAGCTGCTCAGCGAGGATCACGAAACTCCTGCAATTCTGCGCGCGCTCTCCGGGCGCTTCGTGCTACCAGCGCCGGGCGGCGACCTGCTGCGCACGCCGGAGATTCTGCCGACCGGGCGCAACCTGCATGGCTTCGATCCCTTCCGGATTCCGAGCAGCTTCGCCTTTAAGGAAGGTTCGCGCCACGCGCAGCAGTTGCTCGATCGCTACACCCAGGACGGTCATCCGCTGCCTGAGTCCATCGCGCTGGTGCTCTGGGGCACCGACAACCTCAAGACCGAGGGCGGTCCCATTGCCCAGGCGCTGCACCTGATCGGCGCCAAACCGCGGCTGGACAGCTATGGCCGCGTCTGCGGCGCTGAACTGGCCCCGCTGGAAGAACTCGGTCGCCCGCGCATTGATGTGGTCATGACCCTGTCGGGCATTTTCCGCGACCTGCTGCCGTTGCAGACTAAGCTGCTGGCCGAGGCGAGCTTCCTCGCTGCCACCGCTGAGGATGAGCCGGTCGAGCAGAACTTCGTGCGCAAGCATGCTCTTGCTTATCAGCAGGAGCACGACTGCGATATCGAGACCGCCGCGCTGCGCGTATTCAGTAACGCCGATGGCGCCTACGGGTCCAACGTCAACCATCTCATCGACAACAGCCGTTGGGACGAGGAAGACGAGCTGGCTGAGACCTATACCCAGCGCAAGTGCTTTGCCTATGGTCGTTCCGGTACGCCGGTGCGCCAGGCCGAATTGCTCAAGAATGTGCTCGGCAAGGTGGATCTGGCCTACCAGAATCTCGACTCGGTCGAATTGGGCGTCACCACGGTCGATCACTATTTCGATACCTTGGGTGGCATCAGCCGCGCGGTTGGCCGCTCCAAGGGCTCGGAAGTGCCGGTCTACATCGGCGATCAGACCCGCGGCGATGGTCAGGTGCGTACCCTGGCTGAGCAGGTCGCGCTCGAGACCCGCACCCGTATGCTCAATCCCAAGTGGTACGAGGGCATGCTCAAACACGGCTACGAGGGCGTGCGCCAGATCGAGGTCCATGTCACCAACACCATGGGCTGGTCGGCTACGACTGGGCAGGTGGCGCCCTGGGTCTATCAGCGCATGACTGAAACCTTCGTGCTCGATGATGAAATGCGCGAGCGTTTGGCGGCACTCAACCCAACCGCCTCGGCCAAGGTGGCCAACCGGCTGCTCGAGGCGCATGAGCGCAACTACTGGACACCCGATCCCGCCACGCTCGAAGCCCTGCGCCGCGCTGGCGAGGAGCTTGAGGATCGGCTCGAGGGCATCACCGAGGGAGTGGCAGCCGCGTGA
- the pufA gene encoding light-harvesting antenna LH1, alpha subunit, with the protein MFQDVLNYKPAEQDYRIWLVVNPSTWLMPMMLSLLVLGIAVHAAVFSIAPAGMLFVNDEAPVAAAPAAAAPAPAAEAAPAAQ; encoded by the coding sequence ATGTTCCAAGACGTACTAAACTACAAGCCCGCTGAGCAAGACTATCGCATCTGGCTGGTCGTTAATCCTTCGACCTGGCTGATGCCGATGATGCTGTCACTGCTGGTGCTTGGTATCGCTGTTCACGCCGCTGTATTCAGCATTGCGCCAGCTGGCATGCTGTTCGTGAATGATGAAGCTCCGGTTGCTGCTGCTCCTGCGGCTGCTGCCCCAGCTCCTGCTGCAGAAGCTGCTCCAGCTGCACAATAA
- the puhE gene encoding putative photosynthetic complex assembly protein PuhE — MLSLALAILYALFLWWVSTGIILFLNRLAPSTYRWSLLGGTVLGGVSVAGAIWSSDRADILGAYLGFTSGVLIWGWLEMTYFMNAITGPSKAHCPRNVHGRRRFWLAIQTSLYHELAVVAVGLLLFALCWGHVNQTAAWTFAVLWWMRWSAKLNLFFGVPNLNEDWLPSHLRFLTSYLAKRPMNLLFPMSVTVATVVMALLVEHALDFPPGSFTAQAAVLAASLLALAILEHWFLVLPVADAALWDWAFEPSPTEAPADVSAEAPDGSSGKKRPDSSVSSR, encoded by the coding sequence ATGCTGAGCCTCGCGCTCGCGATTCTCTACGCGCTGTTTCTGTGGTGGGTCAGTACGGGCATCATCCTGTTTCTGAACCGTCTCGCGCCATCAACCTATCGCTGGAGTCTGCTTGGCGGCACCGTGCTGGGTGGGGTTTCGGTCGCGGGGGCCATCTGGTCGTCAGACCGCGCGGACATCCTCGGCGCCTACCTGGGCTTCACCAGTGGGGTGCTGATCTGGGGCTGGCTCGAGATGACCTACTTCATGAATGCCATCACCGGGCCGAGCAAGGCGCATTGCCCGCGCAATGTTCATGGTCGGCGGCGTTTCTGGCTGGCTATTCAAACCAGCCTCTATCATGAGTTGGCCGTGGTCGCCGTTGGGCTGCTGCTGTTCGCCCTGTGCTGGGGGCATGTCAATCAGACCGCCGCATGGACGTTCGCGGTGCTTTGGTGGATGCGCTGGAGCGCTAAGCTCAATTTGTTCTTCGGCGTGCCCAATCTGAACGAGGATTGGCTGCCGTCGCATCTGCGCTTTCTCACCAGCTATCTGGCCAAGCGCCCGATGAATCTGCTGTTCCCAATGTCGGTGACAGTGGCAACCGTGGTGATGGCGCTGCTGGTCGAGCATGCGCTCGACTTCCCTCCCGGCAGCTTCACCGCCCAGGCGGCGGTCCTCGCGGCCAGTCTGCTGGCGTTGGCGATTCTTGAGCACTGGTTTCTGGTGCTGCCGGTGGCCGATGCGGCCTTGTGGGATTGGGCGTTCGAGCCCAGCCCCACGGAAGCTCCAGCGGACGTCTCCGCTGAAGCCCCGGATG
- the pufB gene encoding light-harvesting antenna LH1, beta subunit: MAESKSVSGLTPDQAKEFHEQFKVTYTAFVGLAAVAHILVIGGQPWF, encoded by the coding sequence ATGGCAGAGTCCAAGAGCGTATCTGGCTTGACGCCTGATCAAGCAAAAGAATTCCATGAGCAGTTCAAGGTCACCTACACCGCATTTGTCGGTCTGGCCGCAGTTGCTCACATCCTGGTTATCGGCGGTCAGCCCTGGTTCTAA
- the puhB gene encoding photosynthetic complex putative assembly protein PuhB, with protein MSEYEVEPIPGLPGLLPEGEELLWQGTPQWVPLAKRAFHVRGVLFYFGLLVLLRVGFILTEGEGWGLALQSALWLAFLAFAAVGILSLLAWLYARSTIYSITSRRVVIRSGVVVPMAVNLPFKSIESAGLRVYSDGAGDIPLALIPEQKVNYLIVWPNVRPWTFSKAQPMLRALPDVEKTAELLAHALKAATEAESAEVAQDQSSQPSGSATTQSREAIRESTESSDAGASSAGEPLPTTPSS; from the coding sequence GTGAGTGAGTACGAAGTCGAGCCGATTCCCGGCTTGCCTGGGCTCCTCCCCGAGGGGGAGGAGCTCCTTTGGCAGGGCACCCCGCAGTGGGTGCCCCTTGCCAAGCGGGCCTTTCATGTCCGCGGGGTGCTGTTCTATTTTGGTTTGTTAGTCTTGCTGCGGGTAGGCTTCATCCTCACCGAGGGTGAAGGCTGGGGCCTGGCGCTGCAGTCCGCTCTATGGCTGGCCTTCCTGGCCTTTGCCGCCGTGGGGATTCTTTCTCTGTTGGCCTGGCTTTATGCGCGCTCCACCATCTATAGCATCACCAGCCGGCGGGTGGTGATTCGCTCTGGCGTGGTGGTGCCGATGGCGGTTAATCTGCCATTTAAGAGCATCGAGAGCGCCGGGCTGCGGGTCTATTCGGATGGGGCTGGCGATATTCCGCTGGCGCTGATCCCTGAGCAGAAAGTCAATTATCTGATTGTCTGGCCCAATGTCAGGCCATGGACGTTTTCCAAGGCGCAGCCGATGTTGCGCGCGCTGCCGGATGTGGAGAAAACCGCCGAGCTGCTTGCTCATGCGCTGAAGGCAGCGACTGAGGCCGAGTCCGCTGAGGTGGCTCAGGACCAGAGTTCGCAGCCGTCGGGTTCTGCTACCACACAATCACGCGAGGCGATTCGGGAATCCACTGAATCCTCCGATGCCGGCGCCAGCTCGGCTGGCGAGCCTTTGCCAACGACACCGTCATCCTGA
- the pufB gene encoding light-harvesting antenna LH1, beta subunit, with product MSGLTPDQAKEFHEQFKVTYTAFVGLAAVAHILVIGGKPWF from the coding sequence ATGTCTGGTCTTACCCCTGATCAAGCAAAAGAGTTCCACGAGCAGTTCAAGGTCACCTACACCGCTTTCGTCGGTCTGGCAGCTGTTGCTCACATTCTGGTCATCGGCGGCAAGCCCTGGTTCTAA
- the bchL gene encoding ferredoxin:protochlorophyllide reductase (ATP-dependent) iron-sulfur ATP-binding protein: MFGSGLGSGDPKSSGSQPPPDGQGSVQVQLDPDIKIGKAKVFAVYGKGGIGKSTTSSNLSVAFSKLGKRVVQIGCDPKHDSTFTLTKSLVPTVIDVLETVNFHPEELRLDDFVFEGYNGVMCVEAGGPPAGTGCGGYVVGQTVKLLKQHHLFDDTDVVVFDVLGDVVCGGFAAPLQHADRAVIVTANDFDSIFAMNRIASAILAKAKNYKVRLAGVIANRSDETNEIDRFNEAVGLKTLAHLRNLDIIRRSRLKKSTLFELDSTPELEQAKEQYMVLAQALWDGLDPLTVSPMKDRDLFDFLGFD; this comes from the coding sequence ATGTTTGGGAGCGGTCTCGGCAGCGGGGACCCCAAGAGCTCCGGATCGCAGCCACCGCCCGATGGCCAGGGCAGCGTGCAGGTGCAGCTCGATCCTGACATCAAGATCGGCAAGGCGAAAGTCTTCGCCGTCTATGGCAAGGGCGGTATTGGCAAGAGCACTACCAGCTCCAACCTGTCGGTTGCATTCTCCAAGCTTGGCAAGCGCGTGGTGCAGATCGGCTGCGATCCCAAGCACGACTCGACCTTTACTCTGACCAAGTCCCTGGTGCCGACCGTGATCGACGTGCTCGAGACGGTTAATTTTCACCCGGAAGAACTGCGCCTCGATGACTTCGTGTTCGAGGGCTACAATGGCGTCATGTGCGTGGAGGCGGGCGGTCCGCCGGCCGGCACCGGTTGCGGTGGCTATGTGGTCGGGCAGACGGTCAAACTGCTTAAGCAGCACCATTTGTTCGACGACACCGATGTGGTGGTCTTTGACGTGCTCGGCGATGTCGTCTGCGGTGGTTTTGCTGCGCCGCTGCAGCATGCCGACCGCGCGGTGATCGTCACCGCTAACGATTTCGACTCAATTTTCGCGATGAATCGCATCGCGTCAGCTATCCTTGCAAAGGCAAAGAACTACAAAGTGCGTCTCGCTGGGGTGATCGCCAATCGCAGCGACGAGACCAACGAAATCGACCGTTTTAATGAGGCCGTCGGGCTAAAAACCCTGGCGCATTTGCGCAACCTCGACATCATTCGCCGCAGCCGGCTGAAAAAGTCCACCCTGTTCGAGCTCGACTCCACACCCGAGCTGGAGCAGGCCAAGGAACAATACATGGTGCTGGCACAAGCGCTCTGGGACGGGCTCGACCCGCTGACGGTGAGCCCGATGAAGGATCGTGATCTGTTTGATTTTCTGGGATTCGATTAA
- the puhC gene encoding photosynthetic complex assembly protein PuhC, which produces MSDPFEGQQFPRPVLIGAAILISFTIAVAAFVRLTGIGKDENEFAPAVVERKLYFHEIDPNTIEVIADGGRIATLDANDDGFIFGVLRGLGHNRKVNEADMGQPYVVSQRADGRILLEDPMTGDQLDLRAYGVDNAAAFADLLRAEQQGAPTAAASPADGLPGQPRAAH; this is translated from the coding sequence TTGAGTGACCCATTCGAGGGACAGCAGTTTCCGCGTCCCGTGTTGATTGGCGCCGCCATTCTGATCAGTTTCACCATTGCCGTGGCGGCTTTTGTGCGCCTGACCGGCATTGGTAAGGATGAGAACGAGTTCGCTCCCGCAGTAGTGGAGCGTAAGCTCTATTTTCACGAGATTGACCCAAACACCATTGAAGTCATTGCCGACGGCGGTCGGATCGCCACCCTCGACGCGAACGATGATGGCTTCATCTTCGGTGTGTTGCGCGGGCTCGGGCATAACCGTAAGGTCAACGAGGCTGACATGGGGCAGCCTTATGTGGTCTCGCAGCGCGCCGACGGGCGCATCCTGCTCGAAGACCCGATGACCGGCGACCAACTCGACCTGCGCGCCTATGGCGTGGATAATGCCGCCGCTTTTGCAGATCTGCTTCGCGCCGAGCAACAAGGCGCCCCGACAGCAGCGGCGTCTCCGGCGGACGGGTTGCCAGGTCAGCCGCGCGCCGCCCACTAG
- a CDS encoding BCD family MFS transporter, translating to MMLAYRQLAQRWLRIAPKYLPFADVATRELPLSRLLRLSLFQVSVGMAVVLLNGTLNRVMVVELGVSTWLVALMVSLPLVFAPLRALIGFRSDHHRSALGWRRVPYIWFGTLLQFGGFAIMPFALLLLSGMGTGEAPPYAGELGAAIAFLLVGAGLHTTQTAGLALATDLAPEEARPRVVALLYVTLLVGMFGSALIFGALLADFSSKQLIQVIQGAAAATMVLNLIALWKQEARDPSRNRGATRPSFKTAWAEFIRGGRASRLLVAVGLGTAGFGMQDILLEPYGGQILHLSVSATTVLTAILAAGTLFAFGLAARLLGRGYDPYRLSGYGAVVGIMAFVTVILSAPLGSVLIFRAGTALIGFGGGLFAVGTLTAAMSMSRNGQSGLALGAWGAVQATALGLAIALGGALRDFFSRLAVEGALGPALTGPSVGYAFVYHLEIVLLFATLIAVGPLAQRASTGQARSSSKLGLAELP from the coding sequence ATGATGCTTGCCTACCGCCAACTCGCGCAACGCTGGCTGCGGATCGCGCCCAAGTATCTGCCCTTCGCCGATGTGGCGACACGGGAGTTGCCGCTCAGCCGTTTGCTGCGGCTGTCGCTGTTTCAGGTCTCGGTGGGCATGGCCGTGGTGCTGCTTAATGGCACCTTGAACCGCGTTATGGTCGTCGAGTTGGGCGTGTCGACCTGGTTGGTGGCGCTGATGGTCTCGTTGCCGCTGGTGTTCGCGCCGCTGCGTGCGCTGATTGGCTTCCGTTCCGACCATCACCGCTCCGCGCTTGGCTGGCGGCGGGTGCCCTATATTTGGTTCGGTACCCTGCTGCAGTTTGGCGGCTTCGCGATCATGCCGTTTGCTCTGCTGTTGCTCTCGGGCATGGGCACAGGGGAAGCACCGCCCTATGCTGGGGAACTGGGCGCCGCCATCGCCTTCCTGCTGGTCGGTGCTGGGCTGCACACCACGCAGACCGCTGGTTTGGCACTTGCCACCGATCTCGCACCCGAGGAAGCGCGCCCGCGTGTGGTCGCCTTGCTGTATGTCACCCTGCTGGTTGGTATGTTCGGCAGTGCGCTCATCTTTGGCGCCCTGCTGGCCGATTTCAGTAGCAAACAGCTGATTCAGGTCATTCAAGGCGCTGCGGCTGCCACCATGGTGCTGAATCTGATTGCACTGTGGAAGCAGGAGGCACGCGATCCGAGCCGCAACCGAGGGGCAACGCGTCCATCCTTCAAGACAGCCTGGGCGGAGTTCATTCGCGGCGGGCGGGCGAGTCGCCTGCTGGTGGCGGTCGGGCTCGGCACCGCCGGCTTCGGTATGCAGGATATTCTGCTTGAGCCCTACGGCGGTCAGATTCTGCATCTCTCGGTCAGTGCCACCACGGTACTGACGGCCATTCTGGCGGCGGGAACCTTATTCGCCTTTGGGCTTGCCGCCCGCCTTCTCGGGCGCGGCTATGACCCTTACCGGCTCAGCGGCTATGGTGCGGTGGTTGGCATCATGGCGTTCGTGACGGTGATATTGTCCGCGCCGCTCGGCTCGGTACTTATTTTTCGCGCCGGTACGGCGCTAATCGGATTCGGCGGCGGGTTGTTTGCCGTCGGAACTTTGACCGCGGCCATGAGCATGTCGCGCAACGGTCAAAGCGGACTGGCACTGGGGGCCTGGGGAGCGGTGCAGGCGACCGCGCTCGGGCTGGCGATCGCGCTCGGCGGAGCATTGCGCGATTTCTTCTCCCGGCTGGCGGTCGAAGGTGCGCTCGGTCCCGCGTTAACTGGCCCGAGTGTCGGCTATGCATTCGTCTACCATCTCGAGATTGTCCTGCTTTTCGCAACCCTGATCGCCGTCGGCCCACTCGCGCAGCGCGCGAGCACTGGTCAAGCGCGATCTTCCTCAAAGCTTGGCCTGGCCGAGCTTCCTTAA
- the bchM gene encoding magnesium protoporphyrin IX methyltransferase, whose amino-acid sequence MTNPSYQQRRGQIETYFDRTAAEAWKRLTSDGPLGRIRETVRQGRELMRQTLLDWMPQDLSGCRLLDAGCGTGLLSIAAARRGADVVAVDLSATLVDLARERVPPDLGDASNGSVDFSVGDMLDASRGEFDYIVAMDSLIHYEPEDALALIRGFAAQARRGVIFTFAPRTPALALMHAVGQFFPRGDRSPAIVPIPEKRLHALIAADDALKGWRIGRSERIIRGFYTSQGLELIPA is encoded by the coding sequence GTGACCAATCCGTCTTATCAGCAACGCCGCGGCCAGATCGAGACCTATTTCGACCGCACCGCCGCCGAAGCATGGAAACGGCTGACCTCGGACGGCCCGCTCGGGCGCATTCGCGAGACGGTGCGTCAGGGCCGTGAGCTGATGCGCCAGACGCTGCTCGACTGGATGCCGCAGGATCTTTCCGGCTGCCGGCTGCTTGATGCCGGTTGCGGAACTGGTCTGCTAAGTATCGCCGCAGCCCGTCGCGGAGCAGATGTTGTTGCGGTGGACTTGTCCGCAACCCTGGTTGACCTGGCACGTGAGAGGGTTCCGCCGGATCTTGGTGATGCAAGCAACGGCTCGGTCGATTTTTCGGTCGGCGACATGCTTGATGCCAGCCGTGGTGAGTTTGATTACATCGTAGCGATGGACTCCCTGATCCATTACGAGCCCGAGGATGCACTGGCTCTGATCCGTGGTTTTGCAGCTCAGGCGCGCCGCGGGGTAATCTTTACCTTTGCGCCGCGCACGCCAGCACTGGCGCTGATGCATGCAGTCGGGCAGTTCTTCCCGCGCGGGGATCGCTCTCCAGCCATTGTGCCCATCCCCGAGAAACGCCTGCATGCGCTGATCGCGGCGGATGATGCGCTGAAGGGCTGGCGTATCGGGCGCAGTGAGCGCATTATTCGTGGTTTCTACACGTCTCAAGGGCTAGAGCTGATTCCCGCATGA
- the puhA gene encoding photosynthetic reaction center subunit H, with protein MPSGYITQYMDVAQLTLWAFWFFFFGVVYFIRREDKREGYPVESQRMFGKIKMMEGFPPLPAPKTFTLPHNGGEVVKPSPDRPQYDYKLEPVEDFPGAAFQPVGNPMTAGVGPGSYAVRANKPDLTHAGEARIVPLRVAKHFHVVERDPDPRGMTVIGADGAVGGKVTEIWVDRAEPQVRYLELETNNKKKVLLPINMCRVKGKQQEVKVRSINGAHFNDAPTLASYDQITLAEEDKVTAYYGGGTLYATPDRAEPFL; from the coding sequence ATGCCATCTGGTTACATTACACAATATATGGACGTCGCCCAGCTCACGCTCTGGGCGTTCTGGTTCTTCTTCTTCGGAGTCGTCTACTTCATCCGTCGAGAGGACAAGCGCGAGGGCTATCCTGTCGAATCCCAGCGCATGTTCGGCAAGATCAAAATGATGGAAGGCTTCCCGCCGCTGCCGGCGCCCAAGACCTTCACTCTGCCCCACAACGGTGGCGAAGTGGTCAAGCCCAGCCCGGATCGTCCGCAGTACGATTACAAGCTTGAGCCAGTCGAGGACTTCCCGGGGGCGGCCTTCCAGCCGGTCGGTAATCCGATGACTGCCGGTGTTGGCCCGGGTTCCTATGCTGTGCGTGCAAACAAGCCGGATCTGACCCACGCTGGCGAGGCGCGCATCGTGCCGTTGCGCGTGGCTAAGCACTTCCACGTGGTCGAACGCGATCCTGATCCGCGCGGCATGACCGTAATCGGTGCCGATGGTGCCGTTGGCGGCAAGGTCACCGAGATCTGGGTTGACCGTGCCGAGCCGCAAGTGCGCTACCTGGAGCTTGAGACCAACAACAAGAAGAAGGTGCTGCTGCCGATCAACATGTGCAGGGTCAAGGGCAAGCAGCAGGAAGTGAAAGTCCGTTCCATCAATGGTGCTCACTTCAATGATGCGCCGACCCTGGCCAGCTATGATCAGATCACCCTGGCCGAGGAAGACAAGGTCACGGCCTACTATGGTGGCGGTACGCTCTATGCGACTCCTGATCGGGCGGAGCCCTTTCTGTGA